TATTTCTAGCTTAACAGGAGGCCATGGGAAACAAAGATCTATGAGAAATGAGAGATACGTTCAGTGGTTGTGTCATGTATGTATAAACTTATGTGATATTTAATTGCTCGGGTCTTCCAtagttaacaaaaaaatataatataaggatgagaaaataatatatttagatAAGATGACTGTGCAtgatactatattttttttttagaatttgagCTAAACATTGAACaaaacaataattaataatcaatCAATGTCTTATCTTTCTCACCAACGATGGATAATACTTGGGCATGAgttcattattaatttttgtaccGTTTTCCAACTTCTTCCGATTTTGTACCTCTCCATGATTTATCTTAAACTTCAAATTATCTAATGAAATTTGTATATACTATATCGTgataaaatattctaaaataatcttatgtaatttttacataaaattatatatatatacacacacacacacacgcgtcccaaaaacataaattttgaacatttttcattaatacttcCCACGAAACAACCCCCAAGACTTCAACTTTCttttaaattatcaaaaataagatttaaaaaatttagttcAATTGAACTGTTAAACTACAACTTTAATTTCAGATATCTTAATTATGATTCAAAAACTTTAGGGAAAACGGCaacatttattatgtatatttgcgattatttttgtttttatattgtcaaattttagttttggtacgctattgatatattttaagaactttattttattttgttatgacGTGACACTCGTGTGGAGCTGATGTGACTCTTCTTTCACAGTATTTTCGAAACTTTAATTTCAAGGAAATAAATTTCTAGATTTGAATTCAgaaacaaatattatttaacatcattaggttttaaatttgaaataatcagcATTGNCTGCCTTGCAACCAGAATTTTGGGCTATGTATTTCACACCGCTCAAGCTCTTGTACTGAAATTTGGGACCTCTAGCTATTGACAATATCATTTGGTTCGAACGATAAGATAATAGATTCATAAACATGATCGAGATTAGATCGAGAGACGGTCGTCTCCGACCCAATCTTGAGAGGgtctcaaaaaattcaaaataagttGTATAGCCATTTGAACTTACAAGAAAAAGGGCGAAAAGATTCTTctaaattttgtttaataaatttttcgaAACACTCTAGGAAATTATTTCAAACTTGAAGaaatttctataaaaaaaatatgagattCTTCTGAGATTTCACCTCTTCGGAAATtaacatgaataaaaaaaacaagtgtttttacaatttttatcACAAACCTAAATCAGACACcttttttaaaactaatgtgGTTCTTGTTTAGAGACGGATTAAaccttaattttatatttatttattctcaCAATTCAACTATAAAAGTTTTggtttatcaaaataaaattttcacctATAAATTTActgattaaattttatttttaagttttttagtttaattattgttttatttaagtTAGTTATAAATTATTTGGTCACAAGTCACATTAATTCGagggcaaaaatttgtgtgagacggtctcacgggtcgtattttgtgagacagatcttttatttgggtcatcaatgaaaaagtattactttttatgctaaaagtattattttttattgtaaatatcggtaagattgacctGTCTCAatgataaaaattcgtgagaccatctcacaagataTTTTAATTCGAGTAGGCTCGATTAAGATACACAATTCATATTCTAGCTAGTAATTAGACGTTGATCTCCGTGAAAACAATATTCCAACTCatatttacttattattatttgattaggtcatatatattttgaatattatatattatttaaaattttatatctcattttatatttattttacatattttattttataaaaacatctaatcaattaaataaatgaccTAATTTTATTGTTCAAGGAAATCCTATTTTAAAATCGTCTTCTTGCTTAAAAAAAACAATGCAAACCTGCATGAAAgtgttaaaatattatattaatacttCCATGAGAATTGTTGAAATTCATGAatgtaattttttgttttaatttaagaaattttatccGAACAAGAAATATTGACgttctttataataataaaatattatttatataatatgggccaaaccaaaacaaaatagaaaatatattaTCTTGAAAATATATATCCAAAATCAGAGAACATGGGGCTTGTTTGTTTTGTTTGGGGAttttattggagaaaataaatttctctcccaatttatttaattatatgtattaTATCAATATCCAAATACCTTCGTCATTTCTATTTGTTTTGATTGTTGTAACAGTGTAACTAGTCGTGAATTAGCTATTTTAAACATAGTTTGATAGATATGATAAGATAAacatatgatatataatataatgatatgttaatgataaataaaatataagatattatatttgatgtttgacatgattttaataaaagtgattaaatttatatattagattgtaatgacaaaattaatcttattataataaattttataatttcaaaatttttgtttgagttcattttttttttacctttttctatatgttatataatatgataattgagccatTGAATTTGTacgtcaagtcaaatatcaatttttaaggttaatcgagtggtactaataattttattgagtataaaaatcatttatataattatcgcgagttcatttatataattatcatctgatataatatataaaaataaataaaaatattttattgattttaatttctgtcTACCAgcagagatttataaaaatcattcacATAATTATCATCTAATGACACTAATTTAGAATTTGCTCACATATAGGATGTGACCATAATTTTAAAGtttaggatttttatatattgaggacaATAAAACTATTTGTAgtgtttttttatcattaaattaaaattatcacatctcataaaaaaaatattttatccttgtataaaattatttatcacggaTCTATGATATTGTCATAAACTTTCTAAAAATATACCAAACGTGAGATAAAAAAGATTATTTATCCATCACTCTCTTATGCCATGATTATACCTTATAGTACAAAAACGGACTTTGAATCCCAATCGCATACAATTTTTCTATCTTAGGcaattttaatctttaatttttcCAATATaagtacataaaatattatatatacatgaaaaattataaattatgttacaaaatacatttgaaatgataaaattatttttatattttatttttaaaactctttcaaaaatatatttaaataaatttatcatttcaaatacaattttaaattcaatttgtaACTCTCTATCATAAATGTAATCgtgacaaaataaatttttaaacagaGATATATTTACTCATCATCCAAGAGTGAATGTGTACAAATACCATGTATATATTATAAGCTCCATACTCCCAAAAAAGACtaccaaaaataaaaagacTGCGATTTACAATTTCTATCACAAAACCTAAATCAaacaccattttttttttttatttccacaAAAGTGTAATTTGTTGTTTGGAGATAGATTAAACCTTAATCACACTTAATTAGTTATTAACAACGACTTCGTTTACAAATTTTTACCAACCCAAAGAGAGGGCAGCTTTGGTGTCGAGCCTCCATGCAAACCCTCCGCAGTTCATTCTCCATACGTCGCACGGTAGTGTCGACGAGCCTTTCTCCTTCCCGAACGTGACCACCCTCACACGGCACGTGAACGCCGCCCACTCCGCCGGCAGCGTCACCCCCTCTTCCACCACCACCCGCACTATCACGTCCTCCTCCGCCACCATCCTCCTGTACGCCGCATTTATCCATCTCACGTTGTTCGAACAGTCCGACACAAACCCAGGACACGTGTCCAGATCCAAACTCATCCCCTTCTCCACGTCCGTACCCCCAAACACGACGTCGTACCCGTACCTGTCAAGCACCCACCTGTCGGTGACGCGCTCCACCCTCACCCACGACTCAGCCACCGTTCGCCGCCCCAGAGCCGCCGTCGCGTCTTCCATCACGTGATCTGCGCCCGGATTGAAACTACCACCGACGTTCAGCCGTAAAGGAAAACGATCATTCCCCACTCTACTCACGCTCTCCTTCACAACCGGCGCCTCCGGCAGCAGAGGCAGAGTCTTAACAACCGTCTCTCCTCCGCCAAACGCAGTGACCTCCGGCGAAGGCCTCCTCTTCCTGCTGCCAGTACACCTCTTGTTCACTCTGCTGTAACACTCCCCATCTTTCACATTCCTCCTCTTCTTCCTCCCAGATGAACTAACAGACGAACGCGGGCTGCTCTCCGGGACCACGCCGGCCGATGCAAACCCACCGGCGGAAGCTGGTTTCGGAGCTATAGGACGAAACCGTAGCATTATCCTGTCCACCTTGGACGCAACATCGTACGCACCCCCGGAGTACCTCGCTATACAGCACCCACCTCTCCCATCCATGGCTGCTTCCTCCACCTTATCACGCCCAATTCCTGGGGTATCTGGAAATTGTTATAACTGAGGAAGCTAATATATACTGAAAGCGAGATGATTTGGTCCAAGGTTCGGCGTAAAATGAGCCAGCCAATGGGAGCGTAAAGCAGAGTGGGGCCCAGATGGGCAGCCAATGGGAATGGAGTGAGTGGCGCATCAATAGGGGGCACGTAGGGGGCAGGCATGGGGCTTCGTGTAAGGTGGAAATTCGAGAATAGTTGGACGTGGTCCAATGGGATTCGAGCACAGCCGAGATTCCGCCACGTGGCCATGGATGATCGGATGGAGATCTACTTAAAATCTTTTTGGGGTTCGGTGGTTTCTATCTACCTATTGAATCATTCAATGATTCACGAGTTATTTGGCCATTCTCAATCTCATGTATTTtgctgatttttttaaatttaaaatatggttgattttttaatacaataatttaatatattgaacCGTTATTTAAGTTGCTATTTTAGAGATCGTATAAAAATTTAACTGGAAATTGGGtctgaataaataaatatatataagagattgagttggattcgaaatttgaaaattttaatagttttttcgaatttgattcaaataatgattcgaaaactattcaaaaataaatatttgaaatatataaaaatcgtAAAGAACTCGTGAACTATCGAATGATATAATTTAAATTCGAGTTTGATTCGAACACATTCGAGTCCCtctcaaattcaataatttcgAACACAAATCAAATAGTTTAGATCTTGTTCGAAAAACTCGTAAACTGACTCAAATTCATTTACACTCAAATCAAAATACGTATTCATCTTTCTCAAGGAGATATccaatatttatcattttttactttttaaaattgcAACATCGAAATAATTGACTAGCAAAGGAAATAAAGTTATCTCACAAAATTAGGTTAAATCAAACTATTCTGTTCATGCGCCACAGTTcgatttcaataatttttttcgaaatcgaataaaaacatgcatatatacatacatcAATGAGATGTTACAAGACGACCATTACGGCTACGTCTAGTTACGCGAACGTTCTTCATAGTCGATACCATAAGAAGCTTGATTAAATTGCAACGACACTTGTTAGAGTCTAGAGACAGGGTCTAGTTGCCAAAAAAAGGATAGGTAACACTTGTAACCTACGATAAATTAGCATAAATAACACTGAGCTTATGTGAAGTCATTACATAATAAGTGTTAAATGTAGCATATTCTACGTAAGGCTAATGTTGACTCTTTCGTTCATAGATAGATATATTAATTGTACCCCCAATGAAAAAGAAGAAGGGGCAATAAGTAAGAGAGTAAATTCAAACTAAAGgttttatgtgtgtgtgtgtaccgAAGTTTCTAAGATTTCTTGTGCGTGCATCTCATCATCTTGTCGTGATCGTGATGGTCTTCCCGAGAACAAAGAAAACGAGAGAGAGCTCGATGAAGAAGATTGTGTTGATGAGCATCCGATCAACCATCCATCCAAAGATAGTAAATCCACCAGTGTTGGACTGCACATATGTAACTGCAAAGAAAGTTAACGATGAGTGATCTGTACGTCGGAGAAAAAGTAAATACTTATGGCTAAGTTGCTATTTAATTGTAACATGGACAACATAAGGAAAAATATGGAGTAACTTTGATATAAGGATGAACTCTTTCAAATTGAGGGAGAAACATAGATAATGCCATTAAGCCGCATTTGGACTTTAGCCTTAATCAAAACTGCATATGCTCACAACTGAGATTTAATCGATCACCTGAAAATTCGATATCGGGAAACAAATGTAGCATAGAAATACAAGTGTATAAACACGCACCAAAAGCTTGCCTCTTGTGATATGAAGAGGCAGAGGAGCTCAGCACTACATTTGTGGACAAAGGAATAAGATCAGAAGACTCCAAATCACTTTCTGAATAATTTACTGGTAATGAACCCGCAGGACGGGATAATTCAGGATTTTCACTGTTGCCTAGATATCCAGACCCCAAGGCGTCATTAGAATTGCAAGTAACCATTGCATGCCACCTACTAGCAACTGAACCAAGACTCTGGGCTCTGTGCGATATCTTTGCTGCTGCTGTTAGACAAAGAACTACTCCAACTAATTGAACAATAGATAGCAGCTGCATGAATAAACAAGTAAGTGCGATAAAGCCATTGAGTCATACTTCTTATTAAACTAAATTGCTGTAAATGTTTCATGCTATATAATAATTTGTAGCAATGACGAAGTTAATGAAATACACACCGCAAAATCACCTCCATTGATGAGGTTGATGATACCATGATTCTCTGTTGTCCGAAGCAGAGATACAAATTGACATGCTGTGACAATTAAGAATTCCAGCAGAAGAAAAACCCTGAACCTGTGGCTTATTTTCGATAAGTCATGTCTTAGATGCATGTGTTCTTCAATATAAACTGAAACATCCAAATCCCTCTCAAGAACTTTCCCATAATTCTCGAAGTGTATCACTTGCAAATTGCCAACCAAATTGAACAGGCCACACCCTGCTAGAAAGACTAAAGTCGAATATGCCCAAGACAAAAGACAAGAGAAAAACGTAATGGCAGCCAACCACCATGAATATTGATGTATATATAAGACGCGAGTAAGCTCACGGGCCATCTTCAATAGAAAGCAGACTCCAAACCATGATGCCAGCAAGCAGTAAAAAACCTGCACGACAAATTGATTGCAACATTCAACATAGGATGAGTTTGGTAGCAAACTTGCAAAATAGTCAACAGAAACCAGCAATACAATTGTTTATATGAAACCAATACATCatcaatcaaaaaaaaaatgttagacaAAATTTCCGCCCTTCTCGTGACGCAACATTTTCTTTCTTAAGGATACCAGTTTccaacaaacaaaataaatagaatCTTGGAGTGAATTGGaacttcttttaaaaaaatgcatgcAATTCCGAATTTATTATTATGATCGGATTACCGAAGCTTGATGCACACAACATGACTTCGAATTTAAGCTGAATAAAATCTAACTCGAATTTGGAAGACCAATTATGAGGCAATCTTGTATACAAACAAGACCATGCGaggtttccaaaaaaaaaaaaaagaatcttaCACGAATTTTCTGAATGTATTGTTCGCGAAACTGCGCCAAGTGGCCGTGACACCTATCGACGAAGAGCGCTCTCCGCACGCCATACTTGCGCAGAGTTCCGGACACACAGAGAAGAGAAACAGCGGCGACTAGAGCCCGGAAAACAAGGATTTCAAGCTCGAAATCCTGAATTTCGTACCTTTCGCAGCCGGAGCACCGCGAGAACTCGATAGCCAGCAGCGGCAGCCCAACGGCGAGTAGGATGAACGCGATCCACGAGAGAGTGGCCCGCAGCCAAGTGTACTGGCAAAACCCGAGCAGTCCGAGGAAGGCTTCGAGCGATTTCAAGGATTTGTCGAGCTCGGCATCGCGGTCTTCCAGTAGGGGGACTTGAACATGCGCCATGATTGTACAAGCGGGAATGCGCGGCGTACAAGCTTTCAGCCGAAAGTTCAAAAAAGAGGAAAGTGGAAGCAAGGATCAACGGGTCCGCTCAGACATATACGTATAACACGTGCTTCATCGACTAATTTAATatacacacttttatttttaatttgaattaattaataatattttaagttataaatatttaatattggtgtttcaaaaaaaatttatttaacattggtcaaaaattgaaaattttggtgatttttttaagagtaggtttcttgtgagacggtctcacaaatctttatctgtgagacgggtcaaccctagcgatattcacaataaaaagtaataatcttataataaaaagtaatattttttcatggatgactcaaataagataaatacgacccgtgagaccgtctcacacaagtttttatctttttttaatgACTATGGGATGTGATTGAGATACttagcaaaattttaaaaaaaatattttaattcaattatatttgaagattattatttttcaaatacttattttgattaaaaaaaaattattaaaattaaatcttaaactttaaatctcgtctcaaatttaaaattcgTCTTCAATTTTACGATTGGTTGTGAGGGTCGAATGGACCCACAGGCCACAAATAAGTTGGTAGTTGACAAATGGACACAACAAAAATAGGCCTGCAAACGGGTCGGCGATTAGCAATTCAGACAATTAACTCAAAGTCACTTTTAATGTCTTGTGTTCGAGAATGAGACAATACGGTCGTctcaaattatgtttttttcccATTAATTTCACTAGGatattgacttttttttatctataaaatatttattttctataattatttatcttcatatagtacaAACACGATGAATAATTATTCCAGCCAAATTTCCTACAAATCAATCAACACAAATGAAGAGTGACTCAAATacacaaattataaaataaatgaataaaatgaGAACTCGACACAACAAAATTACGTAACAAACAATTGATTGTAAAGATGAAGTTTCGAATGTGGTTTAGACCACTTGATTTTTTCATTCGGCTCGATGTGGTTGCAAgggattatatttttttcttggtAAGCCTAGAAAATAGCTCAAAAtttgcccaaaaaaaaaaaaaaaattgcttagATTATGTTCATGATGTTGGTACCTAAGATTTACTTAGAAAGATATATAGTCAAGTTCCACGAACATTTAATGATTCTCAAATCTCAAACAGTTCATATTATTTTCCTCACCATTCACATAATTCAATAGTCACAATATAATCACAACATTCACAAAAAAACTGTGTTAAAAAAATGAGGATGTCCTAAACAAATGGTAAAAAAatacttgtgtgagacggtctcacgggtcgtatatgtgagacggatctcttatttgggtcatccatgaaaaagtattactttttatgctaagagtattactttttattgtgattatgggtaggattgacccgtctcacagattaagatccgtgagacggtctcacataagacCCACTCAAAAAAAATAGATTCGTGGATACGTAAATCATCAATTCATATATATCATCGGCCAAAGATATATCACCACAAAATCTTCCCGAACTAAATTTTTAACACAACTAACAAATAACacaatgcaattttttttatgacaatAATTGAATAAAGGAAATGAACTACTCTCTCCCCATACTAAACCGTGAATTGTCCCAAATGTACTTACTAGACGACACACAAGACGCGAATCAATTAAACACaaacaaataaattcaagaacaataaatttatgaaaaaacaagaaaagaacTTGTCAGGTTGATTGTAAGGCAGTGGGAAATTTAAGAGATTATACAACACCACAAAATTCTCTATTTACACTAAATTATAATTGACTTGGGGTCGTGTGTTAAATGAGTTGATACGATCTtgagtatttttcaaaaaataaaatttattaatattatatattttttaaaacaagctaatattattgaaatttaaattgtCATATAAGATACTTGGTCGTACATGCTAGATattgtataaaataattaatttaataaaagtgaaaaatccttcaaaatgacataaatatatataattataccaTCATGGATCgtcttcaacatgttatcagtAAGTATTTAATAAGAAGATTATTATTAGATAAAAcaattcaaaataagaatttgtaaatatttttgcaAACTTGATTGCATTGGAACATGTTATAGAAGAAGGAATATATGTgtcaatataataaatattattattttgtgtgTATATGTGAATTActctatgtattttttttaaaattattaatttgaaacatttatttttgTCCCCAGATTAATATTTGCACcaactatttttttttgaaatagtTTTTTAACAGGTAATAT
This sequence is a window from Primulina huaijiensis isolate GDHJ02 unplaced genomic scaffold, ASM1229523v2 scaffold18963, whole genome shotgun sequence. Protein-coding genes within it:
- the LOC140965989 gene encoding uncharacterized protein, giving the protein MAHVQVPLLEDRDAELDKSLKSLEAFLGLLGFCQYTWLRATLSWIAFILLAVGLPLLAIEFSRCSGCERYEIQDFELEILVFRALVAAVSLLCVSGTLRKYGVRRALFVDRCHGHLAQFREQYIQKIRVFYCLLASWFGVCFLLKMARELTRVLYIHQYSWWLAAITFFSCLLSWAYSTLVFLAGCGLFNLVGNLQVIHFENYGKVLERDLDVSVYIEEHMHLRHDLSKISHRFRVFLLLEFLIVTACQFVSLLRTTENHGIINLINGGDFALLSIVQLVGVVLCLTAAAKISHRAQSLGSVASRWHAMVTCNSNDALGSGYLGNSENPELSRPAGSLPVNYSESDLESSDLIPLSTNVVLSSSASSYHKRQAFVTYVQSNTGGFTIFGWMVDRMLINTIFFIELSLVFFVLGKTITITTR
- the LOC140965988 gene encoding uncharacterized protein, with protein sequence MDGRGGCCIARYSGGAYDVASKVDRIMLRFRPIAPKPASAGGFASAGVVPESSPRSSVSSSGRKKRRNVKDGECYSRVNKRCTGSRKRRPSPEVTAFGGGETVVKTLPLLPEAPVVKESVSRVGNDRFPLRLNVGGSFNPGADHVMEDATAALGRRTVAESWVRVERVTDRWVLDRYGYDVVFGGTDVEKGMSLDLDTCPGFVSDCSNNVRWINAAYRRMVAEEDVIVRVVVEEGVTLPAEWAAFTCRVRVVTFGKEKGSSTLPCDVWRMNCGGFAWRLDTKAALSLGW